The Lycium barbarum isolate Lr01 chromosome 4, ASM1917538v2, whole genome shotgun sequence nucleotide sequence tgctatattgtgggAAATAAAGGGGAATGTTAATCAGTTCCGATAGGACGAAGTGGTATGAAGAGTTGTCTCGATTtcttatttttgagatatggatGTCAGAGAGTTTGCAAAATAGATGAGGTTGTTGGATTACGTTAGTCCTTTATATGTGATTATGTAAGTTATAGTGATAGAGAGGTTCCAAGTAATTGCATGATAAACTGTTAATAAGTGGAAACAGTTAATAAGTGTATTCGTTATTAAACCAATATGTTTATTCTGATTAATTTTATGTTATAtcgcgtgaactaatcttagtcgactaATTTTATGTTCccatttctatcatatctgattGGGGTACTATCTTCAATTCCTATTTCTGGAGAGCTTTTCATGGTGAGTTGGGTACTCGAatggatcttagtacaacttttcaccctcagactgatggacaatccgagcggaccattcagatGCTCAAGGATATGTTGTGGGCTTGcgtgatagactttggtggtcacTGGGATCTGTACTTgcattggcagagtttgcgtataacaacagttatcactcgagtatcgatatggtgccttttgaggctttgtatggtaggagatgtagatctccggttgtttggtttgatgcatttgaggttcgaccttggggtatgGATCAATTGAGAGAGTCTTTTAAGAAGGTGAGGgtcattcaggccaagcttttggtacctcagagtcgatagaagatgtatgcggacagAAAGGTTCAAGGTTTAGAGTTCGCCGTTGGTAATCAAGTgctattgaagatttcacccatgaagagGTTTATGAAATTTGGGAAGAGAGGTACGTTGAGTctgaggtatattgggccatttgagatcctTGATCGTATGGGAGCTGTTGTTTATGATTTGGCCTTACCACCATTCTTGGCAGGCGTTCATCAAGTTTTCCATGTGTGTATGCAGATAAAGTATCATGCCTATGGTACTTATATTGTTCTTTGGGACTCAATATTGCTTGATAAGAATTTGACTTACGAGGAGGAGGctattgcgattttggataggcaaGTTCGAAAGGTGAG carries:
- the LOC132637600 gene encoding uncharacterized protein LOC132637600, whose amino-acid sequence is MYADRKVQGLEFAVGNQVLLKISPMKRFMKFGKRGTLSLRYIGPFEILDRMGAVVYDLALPPFLAGVHQVFHVCMQIKYHAYGTYIVLWDSILLDKNLTYEEEAIAILDRQVRKVRSKETTSVKVQWKDHPVEDAT